One genomic region from Halomicrobium zhouii encodes:
- a CDS encoding pyridoxamine 5'-phosphate oxidase family protein, which yields MGLEQETEMTREETDALLSRHETGVLSLASDDDPYAIPISYGYDADERQFYMRLVSTPDSKKREFLSGSPTVRLVVYEEAGRTYRSVVVSGVLDPIARDEITPEHVEQYGDAKRPLFEIWGDARKDLDIQLYVLRPETISGRRIELDRDQ from the coding sequence ATGGGTCTGGAGCAAGAGACGGAGATGACGCGGGAGGAGACGGACGCCCTTCTGAGCCGTCACGAGACCGGTGTGCTGTCGCTCGCCAGCGACGACGACCCCTACGCGATCCCGATTTCCTACGGCTACGACGCCGACGAGCGGCAGTTCTACATGCGACTCGTCTCGACTCCGGACAGCAAGAAACGCGAGTTCCTCTCCGGGTCGCCGACCGTCCGTCTCGTCGTCTACGAGGAGGCGGGGCGGACGTACCGGAGCGTGGTGGTCAGCGGCGTTCTCGACCCGATCGCTCGCGACGAGATAACGCCCGAACACGTCGAACAGTACGGCGACGCGAAGCGACCGCTGTTCGAGATCTGGGGCGACGCCAGGAAGGACCTCGACATCCAGCTCTACGTCCTCCGGCCCGAGACGATCAGCGGTCGCCGGATCGAACTCGACCGCGACCAGTGA
- a CDS encoding DUF7560 family zinc ribbon protein → MSASEEYVFVCPDCEESMEVNPSMRDALVANGCVVCSAPVSTDAFTRVEPSADQ, encoded by the coding sequence ATGAGCGCCAGTGAAGAGTACGTCTTCGTGTGCCCGGACTGCGAGGAGTCCATGGAGGTAAACCCCTCCATGCGGGACGCGCTCGTCGCGAACGGCTGTGTGGTCTGTAGTGCACCGGTCTCCACCGACGCGTTCACACGTGTGGAACCGTCGGCCGACCAGTGA
- a CDS encoding rubrerythrin-like domain-containing protein — MPHGQDIEGDTSNYSSKYECLQCGNIVEAQTHPGTCSKCGGDFQNRAKSLE; from the coding sequence ATGCCCCACGGGCAAGACATCGAAGGCGACACCTCGAACTACTCGTCGAAGTACGAATGCCTGCAGTGCGGAAATATCGTCGAAGCCCAGACCCACCCGGGGACGTGCTCGAAGTGCGGCGGCGACTTCCAGAACCGGGCGAAGTCGCTCGAATAA
- the gdhB gene encoding glutamate dehydrogenase GdhB — translation MSGESTATGDGAAPAVESPPETALDTARHQLKQAASHVDVDPNIVERLTYPAAVHEVTVPLKRDDGTVEMLQAFRAQHDSVRGPYKGGLRYHPHVGREECIGLAMWMTWKCAVVDIPFGGAKGGVVVNPKELSDDETERLTRRFTNEIRNVIGPMTDIPAPDMGTDAQTMAWIMDAYSVQEAETIPGVVTGKPPVIGGSKGREEAPGRSVAIVSRELLAYSDYPIEDTTVAVQGFGSVGANAARLLDEWGATVVAVSDVNGAAYDPDGLDTHAIPSHDEEPEAVTKYADETIGSGEILELDVDLLVPAAIGNVITEDNARDVRADMVVEGANGPTTFVADSILTEREITVVPDILANAGGVTVSYFEWLQDINRRSWSRDRVNEELEAEMIAAWDAVRSEVEERDVTWREAAYIVALSRIAAAHECRGLWP, via the coding sequence ATGTCGGGAGAGTCCACAGCGACAGGAGACGGTGCTGCCCCCGCCGTAGAATCGCCCCCGGAGACCGCCCTCGACACCGCCCGCCACCAGCTCAAACAGGCCGCCTCCCACGTCGACGTCGACCCGAACATCGTCGAACGGCTCACCTACCCCGCCGCGGTCCACGAGGTGACTGTCCCGCTGAAACGCGACGACGGCACCGTCGAGATGCTACAGGCGTTTCGCGCCCAGCACGACAGCGTCCGCGGTCCCTACAAGGGCGGGCTCCGCTATCACCCCCATGTCGGCCGCGAGGAGTGCATCGGCCTGGCGATGTGGATGACCTGGAAGTGCGCCGTCGTCGACATCCCCTTCGGTGGCGCGAAGGGCGGCGTCGTCGTCAACCCGAAGGAGCTGAGCGACGACGAGACGGAGCGTCTGACTCGCCGGTTCACCAACGAAATCCGCAACGTCATCGGGCCGATGACCGACATCCCGGCGCCGGACATGGGCACCGACGCCCAGACGATGGCGTGGATCATGGACGCCTACAGCGTCCAGGAGGCCGAGACCATCCCCGGCGTCGTCACCGGGAAGCCGCCCGTCATCGGCGGGAGCAAGGGACGCGAAGAGGCGCCCGGCCGGAGCGTCGCCATCGTCAGCCGGGAGTTGCTGGCGTACTCCGACTACCCCATCGAGGACACGACCGTCGCCGTCCAGGGCTTCGGCAGCGTCGGCGCCAACGCCGCCCGCCTGCTCGACGAGTGGGGCGCCACCGTCGTCGCCGTAAGCGACGTCAACGGCGCCGCCTACGACCCCGACGGCCTCGACACCCACGCCATCCCGTCCCACGACGAGGAGCCGGAGGCCGTCACGAAATACGCCGACGAGACCATCGGCAGCGGGGAGATCCTGGAACTCGACGTCGACCTCCTCGTCCCGGCCGCCATCGGGAACGTCATCACCGAGGACAACGCACGGGACGTCCGTGCCGACATGGTCGTCGAGGGCGCCAACGGCCCGACGACGTTCGTCGCCGACTCCATCCTGACCGAGCGGGAGATCACGGTCGTACCCGACATCCTCGCCAACGCGGGCGGCGTGACGGTGAGTTACTTCGAGTGGCTCCAGGACATCAACCGTCGCTCGTGGTCGCGTGACCGGGTCAACGAGGAGCTCGAAGCCGAGATGATCGCCGCCTGGGACGCCGTCCGGAGCGAGGTCGAGGAACGCGACGTGACGTGGCGCGAGGCGGCGTACATCGTCGCCCTCTCCCGCATCGCGGCCGCCCACGAGTGCCGCGGCCTCTGGCCCTGA
- a CDS encoding cyclase family protein, giving the protein MHTRDLSHPIESDMPVFPGDPGVSVEPHATVDADGYRVSAVELGSHTGTHVDAPSHTEADGRAIDDLDVDRFAFDAVLADCTGLAPRTAIGPEDLPATDADLLVVHTGWDEYWGEDAYLDHPFLSPDAAAFCVEQGYDVAVDALNVDPTPTGEGDGSDEPAEDEPDGFQAHHALLGADRLIFENLTDLSGLPDRFEVLAFPLRLRAGDGSPVRAVARYG; this is encoded by the coding sequence ATGCACACGCGCGACCTCTCTCACCCCATCGAATCTGACATGCCGGTGTTCCCCGGCGACCCCGGCGTTTCGGTCGAACCGCACGCCACCGTCGACGCGGACGGCTATCGCGTGTCGGCGGTCGAACTGGGGAGCCACACTGGCACCCACGTCGACGCGCCGAGCCACACCGAGGCCGACGGGCGGGCCATCGACGACCTCGACGTCGACCGGTTCGCGTTCGACGCCGTCCTGGCCGACTGCACCGGCCTGGCTCCCCGGACGGCCATCGGGCCCGAGGACCTCCCCGCCACCGACGCGGACCTGCTCGTCGTCCACACCGGCTGGGACGAGTACTGGGGCGAGGACGCGTATCTTGACCACCCGTTCCTGTCGCCCGACGCCGCCGCGTTCTGTGTCGAACAGGGGTACGACGTCGCCGTCGACGCGCTCAACGTGGATCCGACGCCGACCGGCGAGGGCGACGGTAGTGACGAACCGGCGGAAGACGAACCGGACGGCTTCCAGGCCCACCACGCGCTCCTCGGTGCGGATCGGCTCATCTTCGAGAACCTCACCGACCTGTCGGGGCTCCCCGACCGGTTCGAAGTGCTGGCCTTCCCGCTCAGACTCCGGGCTGGGGACGGGTCGCCGGTCCGCGCCGTGGCACGGTACGGGTGA
- a CDS encoding VOC family protein — translation MAASTPTPGIHHVTCIAGDPQRNLDFWVETLGLRLVKRSINQDDPGTYHFFFADAEGNPGTSMTFFPWENQSGGKVGSGQVSRTAFRVPEGSLDYWEARFDDYGVDYDERVERFGETVLPFRDPDGLPVELVAVEIPEDDPTVPWTEFVPEDYAIHGFHSVTLWLADPGPTTELLQTMGLEEVGTEQAQGDTPGDERTRFAAEGPVGRYVDVLPTIEGGRQGHGTVHHVAFQTPSDEDQESMRKAVRSQGLSPTQQIDRHWFRSVYFREHGGVLFELATNGPGYDSDEPLDDLGGRLVLPGKFEARREEIEAGLADVTIPRAEQVEADDD, via the coding sequence ATGGCAGCATCCACGCCCACACCGGGCATCCACCACGTCACCTGTATCGCGGGCGACCCGCAGCGGAACCTCGACTTCTGGGTCGAGACGCTGGGCCTCCGGCTGGTCAAGCGCTCGATCAACCAGGACGACCCCGGGACGTACCACTTCTTCTTCGCCGACGCGGAGGGGAACCCCGGGACCAGCATGACGTTCTTCCCCTGGGAGAACCAGTCGGGCGGCAAGGTCGGCTCCGGCCAGGTCTCCCGGACGGCGTTCCGCGTCCCCGAGGGGAGCCTCGATTACTGGGAGGCGCGCTTCGACGACTACGGCGTCGACTACGACGAGCGCGTCGAACGGTTCGGGGAGACGGTCCTCCCGTTCCGCGACCCCGACGGCCTCCCGGTCGAACTGGTCGCAGTCGAGATTCCCGAGGACGACCCCACGGTCCCCTGGACCGAGTTCGTCCCCGAGGACTACGCCATCCATGGGTTCCACTCGGTGACGCTCTGGCTGGCCGACCCCGGGCCGACGACGGAGTTGCTCCAGACGATGGGCCTGGAGGAGGTCGGCACCGAGCAGGCCCAGGGCGACACGCCGGGCGACGAGCGAACCCGCTTCGCCGCGGAGGGGCCCGTCGGTCGCTACGTCGACGTGCTCCCGACCATCGAGGGCGGTCGGCAGGGCCACGGCACGGTCCACCACGTCGCCTTCCAGACGCCATCCGACGAGGACCAGGAGTCGATGCGGAAGGCAGTCCGGTCGCAAGGACTCAGTCCCACCCAGCAGATCGACCGCCACTGGTTCCGGTCGGTGTACTTCCGCGAACACGGCGGCGTGCTGTTCGAACTCGCGACGAACGGGCCGGGCTACGACAGCGACGAACCCCTCGACGACCTCGGCGGCCGCCTCGTCCTGCCCGGGAAGTTCGAGGCCCGGCGCGAGGAAATCGAGGCCGGCCTCGCCGACGTGACAATCCCCCGGGCCGAGCAGGTCGAAGCGGACGACGACTGA
- a CDS encoding HD domain-containing protein, whose amino-acid sequence MVQAIRPVARSYFPPETSPAHDWFHVQRVETNAERLLAELPDADTECVQLAVLLHDIGRAKEDAGEIEDHAAWGADESERILREHGAAEGATETVSHCVRAHRYSNDVEPATIEAKIVSDADNLDAMGAVGVARCFAYGGELGSPIHDPSLPPEDDPTSAGKTQCNHLHAKILDLPNRMYTDAGRDLADGRTGFVREFLAQFERETAGER is encoded by the coding sequence CTGGTCCAGGCGATACGCCCCGTCGCCCGCTCGTACTTCCCGCCGGAGACGAGCCCCGCCCACGACTGGTTTCACGTCCAGCGGGTCGAGACGAACGCCGAGCGACTCCTCGCCGAGTTACCCGACGCTGACACCGAATGCGTTCAGCTCGCGGTCCTGCTACACGATATCGGTCGGGCGAAGGAGGACGCCGGCGAAATCGAGGACCACGCCGCGTGGGGCGCCGACGAGAGCGAGCGAATCCTCCGCGAGCACGGCGCTGCGGAGGGAGCGACCGAGACCGTGAGCCACTGCGTCCGCGCCCACCGCTATTCGAACGACGTGGAACCGGCAACTATCGAGGCGAAGATCGTCAGCGACGCGGACAACCTCGACGCGATGGGCGCGGTCGGCGTCGCCCGCTGTTTCGCCTACGGCGGCGAGCTGGGGTCGCCGATTCACGACCCCTCGCTCCCGCCCGAGGACGATCCGACATCGGCCGGGAAGACGCAGTGCAACCACCTTCACGCGAAGATCCTCGACCTCCCGAACCGGATGTACACCGACGCTGGGCGCGACCTCGCCGACGGGCGAACCGGGTTCGTCCGGGAGTTCCTCGCGCAGTTCGAACGGGAGACGGCCGGCGAGCGATAG
- a CDS encoding cupredoxin domain-containing protein yields MLGVHTVSSFTLAWFPVAHAGDVRAPADVFNEIFTVFLVLGTAVGVVVVGYTLYNAYKYRDGDGDGVDADVERPQMGELPTGGGGGKKLFLSLTISAIIVVGLILWTYVSLLYIEEGPSSQQAQQQALDNAGIASASESDAAAQAQANQSGELDPITIDVVGMQFSWQFVYPNGHTTTGELRVPQNRLIQLNVTSADVFHNIGSPELRFKADAVPGQETDAWFVAKQTGTYQANCYELCGSGHSYMTADIRVVTQNGYDQWYDRTNESGNEAAGNESGGNGTAAGNNESARVTAGSGPPTAGSGPAATQRVIAP; encoded by the coding sequence ATGCTGGGTGTTCACACGGTATCGTCTTTCACACTCGCGTGGTTCCCCGTCGCCCACGCCGGGGACGTCAGGGCCCCGGCCGACGTCTTCAACGAGATCTTCACGGTCTTTCTGGTGCTCGGGACGGCCGTCGGCGTGGTGGTGGTTGGATACACGCTGTACAACGCGTACAAGTACCGGGACGGCGACGGCGACGGCGTCGACGCGGACGTCGAACGGCCCCAGATGGGCGAACTGCCCACGGGCGGGGGTGGTGGGAAGAAGCTGTTCCTCTCACTGACGATCAGTGCGATCATCGTCGTCGGGCTGATCCTCTGGACGTACGTCTCGCTGCTGTACATCGAGGAGGGCCCGTCCAGTCAGCAGGCCCAGCAGCAGGCCCTGGACAACGCCGGCATCGCGTCGGCGAGCGAGTCCGACGCGGCGGCACAGGCCCAGGCGAACCAGTCGGGCGAACTGGATCCGATCACCATCGACGTGGTCGGGATGCAGTTCTCCTGGCAGTTCGTCTACCCGAACGGGCACACGACGACGGGTGAGTTACGGGTGCCACAGAACCGCCTGATACAGCTCAACGTCACCTCCGCGGACGTGTTCCACAACATCGGCTCGCCGGAGCTCCGGTTCAAGGCCGACGCCGTGCCGGGCCAGGAGACCGACGCCTGGTTCGTCGCCAAGCAGACGGGCACCTACCAGGCCAACTGCTACGAACTGTGTGGCTCGGGCCACTCCTACATGACCGCGGACATCCGCGTGGTCACCCAGAACGGCTACGACCAGTGGTACGACCGGACCAACGAGTCAGGTAACGAGGCGGCGGGCAACGAGAGCGGCGGTAACGGCACGGCGGCCGGCAATAACGAGAGCGCCCGCGTGACGGCCGGTTCCGGACCCCCGACAGCTGGTTCCGGCCCCGCGGCGACCCAGCGGGTGATAGCCCCATGA
- a CDS encoding cbb3-type cytochrome c oxidase subunit I has translation MSELPPKSSIKRWFLTTNHKDIGVLYLITALFFLIFGGLLALLFRVELLSPAADFLGESGYNQAVSAHGLLMVFWFISPFAFGFANYIVPLQIGADDLAFPRLNALSYWFYLFSGLLFGVSFFQGQTFSGGWTMYAPLNTPTYLPGEALGATTVVLALIMFVTAVTLGSVNFLTTMYRMRAEGLRMRDLPLFSISINLTVWMMLFAFAALLAALMILTSDHILGTHYFSYEIGGEGITQGGNNPGASLLWAHLFWFFGHPEVYIVFFPALGIMAECFQTFTGRRIVGRKWFIIAMVLVALQSFIVWMHHMFLTGINLQIKTVFMATTIGISLPFDLMVFSLIYTMIKGRIRFTTPFLFSLGALIVFILGGITGVFLGAVVLDYQFRGTYWVVAHFHYVMVGGATALFGGLYYWYPKITGKMYDEFLGKVHFGVFMLGFNLLYFPMFLAWETPRRVFDYGDFTTTIALGDLGTYVVPYEVWHNMSTIGAAILGASFLIMFYNLFVSYWHGEDAGDNPWAYATSAEWAVSSPPPLENFHDTPSYASGRLEFLDDEEVARRSSGSSGGGLAGHGATATDGGTSTDGGAIAQAGPEAALATGTGTAGEHGHDGHADHASLWPFIVGVAGFVLFLGLSGIRTGGTFYTSLTVVGAVGVFGSFVGMAQEPFYAPEPLLAERWPYDGVEKMKLGMWTFLASDIVLFGAFIGSYVFVRVAYGWQEWHHLIPEAHVTMPGLINTYLLLTSSFAVVLAMVAAEKESRKGVLASLGATFALGVGFLINKALEWDHLFNLHGSEAFPHGWDLTTNLASSTFYLTTGLHGAHVAIGLIMVAYMFLRAWNGAYMGDEKPIEYFGLYWHLVDIVWLFLFPLFYIL, from the coding sequence ATGAGTGAACTCCCACCGAAATCGTCGATCAAGCGCTGGTTCCTGACGACCAACCACAAGGACATCGGCGTCCTCTACCTGATCACGGCGCTGTTCTTCCTGATCTTCGGCGGGCTGCTCGCCCTGCTGTTCCGGGTCGAGTTGCTCTCGCCCGCGGCCGACTTCCTGGGTGAGAGCGGCTACAACCAGGCTGTCTCGGCCCACGGACTGCTGATGGTGTTCTGGTTCATCTCGCCCTTCGCCTTCGGATTTGCCAACTACATCGTTCCCCTGCAGATCGGCGCCGACGACCTGGCGTTCCCGCGGCTGAACGCACTGTCGTACTGGTTCTACCTCTTCTCGGGGCTCCTGTTCGGCGTCTCGTTCTTCCAGGGCCAGACGTTCTCCGGCGGCTGGACGATGTACGCGCCGCTGAACACCCCGACGTACCTCCCCGGCGAGGCGCTCGGGGCGACGACGGTCGTGCTGGCGCTCATCATGTTCGTCACGGCGGTCACGCTGGGTTCGGTGAACTTCCTGACGACGATGTACCGGATGCGTGCGGAGGGGCTTCGGATGCGGGACCTGCCGCTCTTTTCCATCTCGATCAACCTCACGGTGTGGATGATGCTGTTCGCCTTCGCCGCGCTGCTGGCGGCGCTGATGATCCTCACCTCGGACCACATCCTCGGGACCCACTACTTCTCCTACGAGATCGGCGGCGAGGGGATCACGCAGGGCGGGAACAACCCCGGCGCGTCGCTGCTGTGGGCCCACCTCTTCTGGTTCTTCGGCCACCCGGAGGTGTACATCGTCTTCTTCCCCGCACTGGGAATCATGGCCGAGTGCTTCCAGACGTTCACCGGCCGCCGCATCGTCGGGCGCAAGTGGTTCATCATCGCGATGGTGCTGGTCGCCCTGCAGAGCTTCATCGTCTGGATGCACCACATGTTCCTCACCGGGATCAACCTGCAGATCAAGACCGTCTTCATGGCGACGACCATCGGCATCTCCCTGCCGTTCGACCTGATGGTCTTCTCGCTGATCTACACGATGATCAAGGGACGGATCCGATTCACGACGCCGTTTCTCTTCTCGCTGGGCGCGCTCATCGTCTTCATCCTCGGGGGCATCACCGGCGTCTTCCTCGGCGCCGTCGTGCTCGACTACCAGTTCCGGGGCACCTACTGGGTCGTCGCCCACTTCCACTACGTCATGGTCGGCGGCGCGACGGCGCTGTTCGGCGGCCTCTACTACTGGTATCCGAAGATAACGGGGAAGATGTACGACGAGTTCCTCGGGAAGGTCCACTTCGGCGTGTTCATGCTCGGGTTCAACCTGCTGTACTTCCCGATGTTCCTCGCCTGGGAGACGCCCCGGCGGGTGTTCGACTACGGTGACTTCACGACGACCATCGCGCTGGGCGACCTCGGAACGTACGTCGTCCCCTACGAGGTCTGGCACAACATGTCGACGATCGGGGCCGCCATCCTCGGGGCCTCGTTCCTCATCATGTTCTACAACCTCTTCGTCAGCTACTGGCACGGCGAGGACGCCGGCGACAACCCCTGGGCCTACGCCACCTCCGCGGAGTGGGCCGTCTCCTCGCCGCCGCCCCTGGAGAACTTCCACGACACGCCGAGCTACGCCTCGGGCAGGCTGGAGTTCCTCGACGACGAGGAGGTGGCCAGGCGGAGTAGCGGCTCGTCGGGCGGTGGCCTCGCCGGCCACGGCGCCACGGCGACGGACGGCGGCACCTCCACGGACGGTGGCGCCATCGCGCAAGCGGGCCCCGAGGCCGCACTCGCGACGGGCACCGGCACCGCCGGCGAGCACGGCCACGACGGCCACGCCGACCACGCCAGCCTCTGGCCCTTCATCGTCGGCGTCGCCGGCTTCGTGCTCTTCCTCGGGCTCTCGGGCATCCGGACGGGGGGCACGTTCTACACGTCGCTCACCGTCGTCGGCGCCGTCGGGGTGTTCGGCAGCTTCGTCGGCATGGCCCAGGAGCCGTTCTACGCGCCCGAACCCCTGCTGGCCGAGCGGTGGCCCTACGACGGCGTCGAGAAGATGAAACTCGGCATGTGGACGTTCCTGGCCAGCGACATCGTCCTCTTCGGGGCGTTCATCGGCTCGTACGTCTTCGTCCGGGTCGCCTACGGCTGGCAGGAGTGGCACCACCTCATCCCCGAGGCCCACGTGACGATGCCGGGGCTGATCAACACCTACCTGCTGCTCACCAGCAGTTTCGCCGTCGTGCTCGCGATGGTCGCCGCGGAGAAGGAGTCGCGCAAGGGCGTGCTGGCTTCGCTCGGCGCGACGTTCGCCCTGGGCGTGGGCTTCCTGATCAACAAGGCTCTGGAGTGGGACCACCTGTTCAACCTCCACGGCTCGGAGGCGTTCCCCCACGGCTGGGACCTGACGACCAACCTCGCGTCGTCGACGTTCTACCTGACGACCGGGCTCCACGGGGCCCACGTCGCCATCGGGCTCATCATGGTCGCCTACATGTTCCTCCGGGCGTGGAACGGCGCCTACATGGGCGACGAGAAGCCCATCGAGTACTTCGGACTGTACTGGCACCTGGTGGACATCGTCTGGCTGTTCCTGTTCCCGCTGTTCTACATCCTCTGA
- a CDS encoding cytochrome C oxidase subunit IV family protein, which produces MSHTKLYAAIYVVLFAFATIQAVVEYAGFLEQSYWLAFWAIIVLSVIKAVIVAAYYQHLRWEPRAVSYLVVGGVVAAVALTAAASFSIT; this is translated from the coding sequence ATGTCACACACCAAACTGTACGCCGCGATCTACGTCGTCCTGTTCGCCTTCGCGACCATCCAGGCGGTCGTCGAGTACGCCGGCTTCCTCGAGCAGTCGTACTGGCTGGCCTTCTGGGCTATCATCGTCCTGTCGGTGATCAAGGCCGTCATCGTCGCCGCCTACTACCAGCACCTGCGCTGGGAACCGCGGGCGGTGTCGTACCTGGTCGTCGGCGGCGTCGTCGCCGCCGTGGCGCTGACCGCCGCCGCGAGCTTCTCCATCACGTGA
- a CDS encoding phosphotriesterase family protein, with amino-acid sequence MRLYTTLGPIEREDLGLVLPHEHVFVDLGPMEEANWRDADPADVVDVMSPEIERARDAGVTAIVESTPEGVGRRVDIDLAVSEATDFPIVVPTGIYQEPSIPQWAREASEDELAAWMVEELTDGVDDTGVRAAWIKVSTDDDDPTGLSDDEAKILRAAGRAGAETGAVVGSHTLHGDVVHRQLDVLEEAGHDADRFVWIHAQADDERYHREVAERGAFVEYDWIGGDDQDDADYVDRIETMIDAGYTENLLLSQDRGWYDPSEPGGGEQRPYTYLVEEFLPKLRATGIDEETIRRMTHDNPFDAYAR; translated from the coding sequence ATGCGACTGTACACCACGCTGGGGCCGATAGAACGCGAAGACCTGGGGCTCGTCCTCCCTCACGAGCACGTCTTCGTCGACCTGGGCCCCATGGAAGAAGCCAACTGGCGCGACGCCGATCCGGCCGACGTCGTCGACGTGATGAGCCCGGAAATCGAACGCGCACGCGACGCCGGCGTCACAGCCATCGTCGAGTCCACGCCGGAGGGCGTCGGCCGGCGAGTCGATATCGACCTGGCCGTCTCCGAGGCCACCGACTTCCCGATCGTCGTCCCGACGGGCATCTACCAGGAGCCGTCGATTCCGCAGTGGGCCCGCGAGGCGAGCGAGGACGAACTCGCCGCGTGGATGGTCGAAGAGCTGACCGACGGCGTCGACGACACCGGCGTACGGGCGGCCTGGATCAAGGTCAGCACGGACGACGACGACCCGACGGGGCTCTCCGACGACGAGGCGAAGATCCTGCGTGCAGCGGGCCGCGCGGGGGCCGAAACCGGCGCCGTCGTCGGGAGCCACACGCTCCACGGCGACGTCGTCCACCGGCAACTCGACGTCCTCGAGGAAGCCGGCCACGACGCGGACCGGTTCGTCTGGATCCACGCGCAGGCCGACGACGAGCGGTACCACCGCGAGGTCGCCGAACGCGGTGCGTTCGTCGAGTACGACTGGATCGGCGGCGACGACCAGGACGACGCCGACTACGTCGACCGGATCGAGACGATGATCGACGCGGGATACACCGAGAACCTCCTGTTGAGCCAGGACCGGGGGTGGTACGACCCGTCCGAACCGGGCGGTGGCGAGCAGCGACCCTACACCTACCTCGTCGAGGAGTTCCTCCCGAAGCTCCGTGCTACCGGAATCGACGAGGAGACGATTCGACGGATGACGCACGACAACCCATTCGACGCGTACGCGCGGTGA